In the genome of Dermacentor variabilis isolate Ectoservices chromosome 5, ASM5094787v1, whole genome shotgun sequence, one region contains:
- the LOC142581983 gene encoding uncharacterized protein LOC142581983, with protein MKAALRLAVLAVALAIACAGGFGGLGGLGYGGGLGGIGHGGGLGYGGGLGHGGLGYGGGLGHGGFGGIGGLGGFGYGGGYGGRYGGTYAGSYAGTYGGSYGGGYGGHLGGLYG; from the exons ATGAAGGCCGCG CTTCGCCTCGCTGTCCTCGCCGTCGCTCTCGCCATTGCCTGCGCCGGTGGCTTTGGTGGCCTCGGTGGTCTTGGCTACGGCGGTGGACTTGGCGGTATTGGCCACGGCGGTGGACTTGGCTATGGTGGCGGCCTAGGCCACGGTGGACTTGGTTATGGTGGTGGCCTAGGCCACGGTGGCTTTGGCGGCATTGGCGGCCTCGGTGGCTTCGGCTATGGTGGAGGATACGGCGGCCGCTACGGCGGCACCTACGCTGGCAGCTACGCTGGCACCTACGGCGGCTCCTACGGTGGCGGATACGGCGGTCACCTGGGCGGCTTGTACGGCTGA